In Acanthochromis polyacanthus isolate Apoly-LR-REF ecotype Palm Island chromosome 18, KAUST_Apoly_ChrSc, whole genome shotgun sequence, the following proteins share a genomic window:
- the lrrtm4l1 gene encoding leucine rich repeat transmembrane neuronal 4 like 1, translating into MGPLLSDGRLTHLLFPLLLLLRAPLLFSFGERTCPNFCRCEGKTVHCDSSGFLDVPENISVGCQGLSLRYNELHTLLPYQFAHLSQLLWIYLDHNQISAVDSRAFQGVRRLKELILSSNRITSLHNSTFHGIPNLRSLDLSYNKLEILQPGQFHGLRKLQNLHLRSNGLSNIPIRAFLECRSLEFLDLGYNRIKALTRTTFLGLQKLMELHLEHNQFSRINFFLFPRLANLRSLYLQWNRIRVVNQGLPWTWYTLQKLDLSGNEIQTLDPAVFHCLPNLQVLNLESNKLSNVSQEAVSAWISLTSISLAGNMWDCGTGICPLVAWLRNFRGSKDTTMICSSPKYLQGEKIMEATRTHGICEETDYILTETPSPMSELISEATAEPTFAPTSGSPPLPPTNTFGPIPPFRPRPIPHPTYPGHMSKDPRDSVVRPRPTQLPPPEMEHMTLHKVVVGSVALFFTMSLILTIIYVLWRRYPGATRLLQQRSMVGRKRRKKSPEPEQNLSSQLQEYYMSYNPAATPEALEVLGNGTGSCTCTISGSRECENEYTCPRPLPGAWLGDVPTIH; encoded by the coding sequence GTCCATTGCTGAGTGATGGGCGATTGACACACCTTCTCttccctctgctcctcctcttgCGAGCACCACTCTTATTCAGCTTTGGAGAGCGCACCTGCCCCAATTTTTGCCGATGTGAAGGAAAAACTGTCCATTGCGACTCATCTGGATTTTTAGATGTACCAGAAAACATCTCAGTTGGTTGTCAGGGCCTCTCTCTGCGCTACAATGAACTGCACACCCTGCTACCATATCAGTTTGCTCACCTCAGCCAGCTTCTCTGGATATACTTAGACCACAATCAGATCTCAGCTGTTGATAGTCGAGCATTCCAGGGGGTCCGCAGGCTTAAAGAGCTAATACTGAGCTCCAACAGGATCACATCTCTACATAATTCGACATTCCATGGAATTCCCAACCTTCGCAGTCTGGACTTGTCCTACAACAAATTGGAAATCCTGCAGCCAGGTCAATTCCATGGGCTACGAAAACTACAAAACCTTCACCTACGCTCAAATGGTCTCTCCAACATCCCAATTCGGGCATTCCTGGAGTGCCGAAGTTTGGAGTTTCTAGATTTGGGCTACAATCGAATCAAGGCTCTCACTCGCACCACCTTTTTGGGGCTACAGAAGCTGATGGAGTTGCATCTGGAACATAACCAGTTCTCACGGATcaacttttttctgtttccacgTTTAGCCAATCTGAGATCACTCTACCTGCAGTGGAATCGCATTAGGGTGGTCAACCAGGGCCTTCCATGGACTTGGTATACACTTCAGAAACTTGACCTGTCTGGAAATGAAATCCAGACACTGGATCCCGCCGTGTTCCACTGCTTGCCCAACCTTCAAGTCCTAAACCTGGAATCCAACAAACTGTCCAATGTGTCTCAAGAGGCAGTGTCAGCATGGATCTCGCTGACCTCCATTAGCCTTGCTGGCAATATGTGGGATTGTGGAACAGGCATTTGCCCCCTTGTTGCATGGTTGAGAAATTTTCGGGGCAGTAAGGACACCACTATGATATGCAGCAGCCCAAAGTATCTCCAGGGGGAGAAAATCATGGAAGCCACGAGGACCCATGGTATTTGTGAGGAAACTGATTACATTCTGACTGAAACACCCTCCCCAATGTCGGAGCTCATTTCTGAAGCCACTGCTGAACCAACCTTTGCCCCGACTAGCGGATCTCCACCTCTGCCGCCAACGAACACCTTTGGTCCTATCCCGCCATTCAGACCTCGGCCTATTCCCCATCCTACCTATCCGGGGCATATGAGCAAAGACCCTAGAGACTCAGTGGTTCGCCCTCGACCCACTCAATTGCCGCCTCCTGAGATGGAGCACATGACTCTGCACAAAGTGGTGGTGGGCAGCGTGGCACTCTTCTTCACCATGTCCCTAATCTTGACAATTATCTATGTGCTGTGGCGGCGCTACCCAGGTGCAACCAGGTTGCTGCAGCAGCGGTCCATGGTGGGACGGAAGCGTCGCAAAAAGAGTCCAGAGCCAGAGCAGAACCTCAGCTCCCAGCTCCAAGAGTATTACATGAGCTACAACCCTGCTGCCACACCAGAAGCATTGGAGGTGCTAGGCAATGGCACTGGTTCCTGCACTTGCACAATTTCTGGCTCCAGGGAGTGTGAG